From the genome of Varibaculum prostatecancerukia, one region includes:
- the gap gene encoding type I glyceraldehyde-3-phosphate dehydrogenase — MTIRVGINGFGRIGRNFFRAIRAQGADIEVVAVNDLTDNKTLAHLLKYDSILGRLDAEVTFDEKSITVGDHKIVTFEERDPANLPWSEVGADIVIESTGFFTDATKAKAHLEGGAKKVIISAPGKNVDATFVMGVNHTDYDPEKHNIVSNASCTTNCLAPMAKVLNDNFGIERGLMTTIHAYTGDQRLHDAPHKDLRRARAAALNIVPTTTGAAKAVSLVLPELKGKLDGYALRVPVPTGSVTDLTFTPSKPCTAEEINAAMKKAAEGELKGVLAYSNDEPLVSTDIVTDPHTSIFDSALTKVIDGQVKVVSWYDNEWGYSNSLVNLTKLVGEKL, encoded by the coding sequence GTGACCATCCGCGTAGGAATCAATGGCTTTGGCCGTATCGGCCGTAACTTTTTCCGGGCTATTCGGGCTCAGGGCGCCGATATCGAGGTTGTGGCCGTTAACGACCTAACCGACAATAAGACTCTAGCTCACCTGCTAAAGTACGATTCGATCCTGGGGCGTCTCGATGCCGAGGTAACCTTCGATGAAAAGTCGATTACCGTAGGCGACCACAAGATTGTAACTTTCGAAGAGCGCGATCCCGCGAACTTGCCCTGGAGCGAAGTGGGAGCAGATATCGTAATTGAATCCACTGGCTTCTTCACCGATGCCACCAAGGCAAAGGCACACCTGGAAGGGGGAGCGAAGAAGGTTATTATTTCAGCTCCCGGCAAGAACGTTGATGCTACTTTCGTAATGGGCGTAAACCACACCGATTACGATCCCGAGAAGCACAACATTGTTTCTAATGCTTCTTGCACCACCAACTGCCTGGCTCCCATGGCAAAAGTGCTAAATGACAACTTCGGGATTGAGCGTGGCCTGATGACCACGATTCACGCCTACACCGGCGATCAGCGTCTGCACGATGCTCCGCACAAGGATCTGCGTCGCGCCCGCGCTGCTGCGCTAAACATTGTGCCCACCACCACCGGTGCTGCCAAGGCAGTATCGCTGGTGCTACCGGAACTGAAAGGCAAGCTGGACGGCTACGCCCTACGGGTACCGGTACCTACCGGCTCGGTTACTGACCTGACCTTCACCCCCTCCAAGCCCTGCACCGCCGAAGAAATCAACGCGGCGATGAAGAAAGCTGCTGAGGGTGAGCTCAAAGGGGTGCTGGCGTACTCCAATGACGAGCCGCTAGTATCCACCGATATTGTGACCGATCCGCACACCTCGATCTTCGATTCCGCTTTAACCAAGGTTATCGATGGCCAGGTGAAAGTGGTTTCTTGGTACGACAATGAATGGGGCTACTCCAACTCCTTGGTCAACCTGACCAAACTGGTAGGAGAAAAGCTCTAA
- a CDS encoding phosphoglycerate kinase: MALRGIESLGDLAGRKVLVRSDFNVPLKDGKITDDGRIRAALPTLKALVDAGAKVVVMAHLGRPKGQVNPEFSLAPVAKRLGELLGQDVVLAKDTVGEDAKAQAAALKDGQVLLLENVRFDPRENSKDDAEREDLAKEYSQLADCFVSDGFGVVHRKQASVYDIAKLLPSAAGYLVEKEIESLRRATDNPERPYGVILGGSKVSDKLGVIANLLEKADFLAIGGGMAYTFLAAKGYEVGNSLLETDQIETVKGYMQKAEDRGVDLLLPVDTLVAPEFAADAPATLVDCDNMPTGQMGLDIGPKTAQLFADKIKAAKTVAWNGPMGVFEFAAFSEGTKAVAQALADSECFSVIGGGDSAAAVRTLGFDETKFSHISTGGGASLELLEGKTLPGIAVLED; this comes from the coding sequence ATGGCTCTAAGAGGTATTGAGTCTTTAGGAGACTTAGCCGGACGTAAAGTTCTGGTGCGCTCCGACTTTAACGTACCGTTGAAAGACGGTAAAATCACTGATGACGGGCGTATTCGTGCCGCATTGCCTACGTTAAAGGCATTGGTAGATGCCGGGGCGAAAGTAGTGGTAATGGCGCACCTAGGTCGCCCTAAGGGACAGGTTAACCCGGAGTTTTCTTTGGCCCCGGTTGCCAAGCGACTAGGCGAACTGCTGGGGCAGGACGTAGTCCTGGCGAAAGATACGGTAGGCGAGGATGCCAAAGCACAGGCAGCCGCGCTTAAAGATGGACAGGTATTACTGCTCGAAAATGTGCGTTTTGACCCCCGCGAAAACTCCAAAGATGATGCCGAGCGCGAGGATCTAGCTAAAGAATATTCTCAATTGGCTGATTGCTTTGTCTCTGATGGTTTTGGGGTAGTGCACCGCAAACAAGCTTCGGTTTATGACATTGCTAAGCTCTTGCCTTCCGCGGCGGGGTACCTGGTGGAAAAAGAAATCGAGTCTTTACGCCGGGCAACTGACAACCCTGAGCGTCCCTATGGCGTTATCCTGGGTGGCTCTAAGGTTTCGGACAAGTTGGGCGTTATTGCCAACCTGTTGGAAAAGGCTGACTTCTTAGCTATAGGTGGCGGCATGGCCTACACCTTCCTGGCCGCTAAAGGCTACGAAGTAGGTAACTCGCTACTGGAAACCGACCAGATAGAAACGGTTAAAGGCTATATGCAAAAAGCTGAAGACCGCGGGGTCGATCTGTTACTTCCGGTTGACACCTTGGTCGCCCCGGAGTTTGCGGCAGACGCGCCCGCCACTCTGGTGGATTGCGACAATATGCCCACCGGTCAAATGGGTCTCGATATCGGCCCGAAGACCGCCCAGTTGTTTGCGGATAAGATTAAAGCCGCTAAAACGGTAGCCTGGAACGGCCCCATGGGGGTGTTCGAATTTGCGGCCTTTAGCGAAGGTACCAAAGCGGTAGCGCAAGCACTTGCCGACTCAGAATGCTTTAGCGTGATTGGCGGGGGAGATTCCGCCGCTGCGGTGCGCACCTTGGGATTTGATGAAACTAAGTTCAGCCATATTTCCACTGGTGGCGGAGCTTCTTTGGAACTATTAGAAGGTAAAACCCTACCGGGTATTGCCGTATTGGAGGATTAA